In one Sphingobium indicum B90A genomic region, the following are encoded:
- a CDS encoding efflux RND transporter permease subunit, translating to MQLSDLSVRRPVFAAVVAVLLCIVGVVGYLSLSIREYPDTDPPIVSVETSYTGAAASVVETRITQIIEDGVAGVQGIQNINSTSRDGVSSVNIEFDPSRDIDSAANDVRDRVSGIVEDLPEDALAPEIRKVDADARAILFIVFTRDGWTPTQIADYLDRNVLDRFSAIDGVARVTGGGDERPSTRIWLNAEKLTAFGITPGDIESALRAQNVELPAGRFESKDQNQTLRVERAFSTPEQFAQLVVGRGADGYQVKLGDVARIEQGAENPYTSFRSNAATGVGVGIIRQSGANTLEVAEKAKALIAELRTTLPPGMKVTIGSDESLFISRAIDNVYDTLGEAALLVVLVIFLFLGSMRATIIPSITVPICLLATCAVMWLLGLSINLLTLLAFVLAIGLVVDDAIVVLENVYHRIEQGEDPLVASYLGTRQVGFAIISTTLVVCAVFVPVMFLAGQTGLLFRELAIAMIAAIAFSGFISLSLAPMLCSKLLRHSERSRLSRWVDDRFQRLEAAYGRLLDRVLRRPLMAVVPVLLFLGIAGALFTMLPTELAPAEDTGVVDGQVTAPEGTGFDRMKIYMEKIETDLQPLRDKGILQVLNMRAPAGFGASDDFNGGNIIAFLRPWEDRTVTTAQVADTINKIIASQPGVRGNVAPRSGLGRGRGLPVNLVLAGSTYEGLVAARDRIMAAAATNPGFINLDSDYKETKPQMRIEVDQQRAGDLGVSANDISQALQTLLGSRRVTTYVDRGEEYRVLVQAEREGRQTQADLERINVRSRTGMLVPLSAVVTLREVAGPRQLNRFNKLRAITLTAALAPGYSLGEALNFLEDQARQSPEVLALGYRGESQSLRETGGSIWLVFGLTILIVYLLLAAQFESFVHPGVIIATVPLAVAGGVLGLALTGGSVNLYSQIGIVMLVGLAAKNGILIVEFANQLRDEGLEIGAAIRQAAARRLRPILMTSIATVIGALPLVIRGGAGAAARHSIGVVVVSGVSLATLITLFLIPILYSRVAGRTVSPQTVSRRLDSALKDSPEAAE from the coding sequence ATGCAGCTTTCGGACCTGTCCGTTCGCCGTCCGGTCTTCGCGGCGGTCGTCGCGGTGCTGCTCTGCATCGTCGGGGTGGTCGGCTATCTCAGCCTGTCCATCCGCGAATATCCCGACACCGATCCGCCCATCGTCTCGGTCGAGACCAGCTATACCGGCGCGGCGGCCTCGGTCGTCGAAACCCGCATCACCCAGATCATCGAGGATGGCGTCGCGGGCGTCCAGGGCATCCAGAACATCAATTCGACCTCGCGGGACGGCGTTTCCTCAGTCAATATCGAATTCGACCCGTCGCGGGACATCGATTCCGCCGCCAACGACGTGCGCGACCGCGTCAGCGGCATCGTGGAGGATTTGCCGGAGGACGCGCTGGCCCCCGAAATCCGGAAGGTCGATGCCGATGCGCGGGCGATCCTGTTCATCGTCTTCACCAGGGACGGCTGGACCCCCACCCAGATCGCCGATTATCTGGACCGCAACGTGCTGGACCGCTTTTCGGCCATTGACGGCGTCGCCCGCGTCACCGGCGGCGGGGATGAGCGGCCCTCCACCCGCATCTGGCTGAATGCGGAGAAGCTGACCGCCTTCGGCATCACGCCGGGCGACATCGAAAGCGCCCTGCGCGCCCAGAATGTGGAACTGCCCGCCGGGCGTTTCGAGTCCAAGGACCAGAACCAGACGCTGCGCGTCGAGCGCGCCTTCTCCACGCCCGAACAGTTCGCGCAGCTTGTCGTCGGGCGCGGCGCGGACGGCTATCAGGTGAAGCTGGGCGATGTGGCGCGGATCGAGCAGGGCGCGGAAAATCCCTACACCTCCTTCCGCTCCAACGCCGCGACCGGCGTCGGCGTCGGCATCATCCGCCAGTCGGGCGCCAACACTCTGGAAGTCGCGGAAAAGGCGAAGGCGCTGATCGCCGAACTGCGGACCACCCTGCCGCCGGGCATGAAGGTCACCATCGGATCGGACGAATCGCTGTTCATCAGCCGCGCCATCGACAATGTCTACGACACGCTGGGCGAAGCGGCCCTGCTGGTGGTGCTGGTCATCTTCCTCTTCCTGGGGTCGATGCGGGCGACGATCATCCCGTCGATCACCGTGCCGATCTGCCTGCTGGCGACCTGCGCCGTCATGTGGCTGCTGGGCCTGTCGATCAACCTGCTGACATTGCTGGCCTTCGTGCTGGCAATCGGGCTGGTGGTGGACGACGCCATCGTCGTGCTGGAAAATGTCTATCACCGTATCGAACAGGGGGAAGACCCGCTGGTCGCCTCCTATCTCGGCACGCGGCAGGTGGGCTTCGCGATCATTTCGACGACGCTGGTGGTCTGCGCGGTGTTCGTGCCGGTGATGTTCCTGGCCGGGCAGACCGGCCTGCTGTTCCGCGAACTCGCCATCGCGATGATCGCCGCCATCGCCTTTTCCGGCTTCATTTCGCTGAGCCTCGCGCCGATGCTCTGTTCGAAGCTGCTGCGCCATTCCGAACGGTCGCGCCTGTCGCGCTGGGTGGACGACCGGTTCCAGCGGCTGGAGGCGGCCTATGGACGCCTGCTCGACCGCGTGCTCAGGCGGCCGCTCATGGCCGTCGTCCCCGTGCTGCTGTTCCTTGGAATCGCCGGCGCGCTGTTCACCATGCTGCCGACCGAACTCGCCCCGGCGGAGGATACCGGCGTGGTCGACGGCCAGGTGACGGCCCCCGAAGGCACCGGCTTCGACCGCATGAAAATCTATATGGAGAAGATCGAAACCGATCTTCAGCCGTTGCGCGACAAGGGCATTCTCCAGGTGCTGAACATGCGCGCCCCAGCCGGTTTCGGGGCCAGCGACGATTTCAACGGCGGCAACATCATCGCCTTCCTGCGGCCGTGGGAGGACCGGACCGTCACGACGGCGCAGGTGGCCGACACGATCAACAAGATCATCGCCAGCCAGCCCGGCGTGCGCGGCAATGTCGCGCCGCGTTCGGGGCTTGGGCGGGGACGCGGCCTGCCGGTCAATCTGGTGCTGGCCGGGTCGACCTATGAGGGGCTGGTGGCCGCGCGGGACCGCATCATGGCCGCCGCCGCGACCAATCCGGGCTTCATCAACCTCGATTCCGATTATAAGGAAACCAAGCCGCAGATGCGGATCGAGGTGGACCAGCAGCGGGCGGGCGACCTGGGCGTATCGGCCAACGACATCAGCCAGGCCTTGCAGACGCTGCTCGGTTCCCGCCGCGTCACCACCTATGTCGACCGGGGCGAGGAATATCGCGTGCTGGTGCAGGCGGAGCGGGAGGGGCGGCAGACCCAGGCCGATCTGGAGCGCATCAACGTGCGCAGCCGCACCGGCATGCTGGTGCCCCTGTCCGCCGTCGTCACCCTTCGCGAAGTCGCGGGGCCGCGCCAGCTCAACCGTTTCAACAAGCTGCGCGCCATCACCCTGACCGCCGCCCTGGCGCCGGGCTATTCGCTGGGCGAGGCGCTGAACTTCCTGGAGGATCAGGCCCGCCAGTCGCCCGAAGTGCTGGCGCTGGGCTATCGGGGCGAGAGCCAGTCGCTGCGCGAGACCGGCGGGTCGATCTGGCTGGTCTTCGGCCTCACCATATTGATCGTCTACCTGCTGCTGGCCGCCCAGTTCGAAAGCTTCGTCCACCCCGGCGTCATCATCGCCACCGTCCCCCTGGCGGTCGCGGGCGGCGTGCTGGGCCTGGCGCTGACGGGCGGGTCGGTCAATCTCTACAGCCAGATCGGCATCGTCATGCTGGTGGGGCTGGCGGCGAAGAACGGCATCCTGATCGTCGAATTCGCCAACCAGCTCCGCGACGAGGGGCTGGAGATCGGCGCGGCCATCCGTCAGGCGGCCGCCCGCCGCCTGCGTCCGATCCTGATGACCTCCATCGCCACGGTCATCGGCGCCCTGCCGCTGGTCATACGCGGCGGCGCGGGCGCGGCGGCGCGCCATTCCATCGGCGTGGTGGTGGTGTCCGGCGTCAGCCTGGCGACGCTGATCACGCTGTTCCTGATCCCGATCCTCTATTCGCGGGTTGCGGGACGAACCGTTTCACCGCAAACCGTCAGTCGGCGGCTGGACTCGGCCTTGAAGGATTCGCCCGAAGCCGCCGAGTAA
- a CDS encoding asparaginase domain-containing protein, which yields MPSPETPILVLTTGGTIDKIYFDALSDYQVGETVVAKLLDIGRVKRPFRIEEVVRKDSLELDDADRALIRDRVAAAPESRIIITHGTDTMTETAKSLSAIAGKTVVLVGALAPARFGESDASFNLGMAFATAQLAAPGVYITMSGSVFRADKVMKDREKGAFVPIGE from the coding sequence ATGCCGTCCCCCGAAACGCCGATTCTTGTCCTCACCACCGGGGGGACCATCGACAAGATATATTTCGATGCGCTGTCGGACTATCAGGTGGGCGAAACCGTGGTGGCGAAGCTGCTCGACATCGGCCGGGTCAAGCGGCCCTTCCGCATCGAGGAGGTGGTGCGCAAGGACAGCCTGGAACTGGACGATGCGGACCGCGCCCTGATCCGCGACCGGGTCGCCGCCGCGCCGGAAAGCCGCATCATCATCACCCATGGCACCGACACGATGACGGAGACGGCGAAGTCGCTTTCCGCCATTGCCGGCAAGACGGTGGTGCTGGTGGGCGCTCTCGCCCCGGCGCGTTTCGGGGAAAGCGACGCCAGCTTCAACCTGGGCATGGCCTTCGCGACGGCGCAGCTTGCCGCGCCGGGGGTTTACATCACGATGAGCGGGTCGGTCTTTCGGGCCGACAAGGTGATGAAGGACCGGGAAAAGGGCGCCTTCGTTCCGATCGGCGAGTGA
- a CDS encoding aa3-type cytochrome c oxidase subunit IV, with amino-acid sequence MNSATQTYEGFVALIKWGTIASVVVAALVVLLIAS; translated from the coding sequence ATGAACAGCGCAACCCAGACCTATGAAGGGTTCGTGGCCCTCATCAAATGGGGAACCATCGCCAGCGTCGTCGTCGCCGCCCTGGTCGTGCTGCTGATCGCCAGCTAA
- a CDS encoding NAD(P)(+) transhydrogenase (Re/Si-specific) subunit beta, which yields MNATLLAGWSLAALLFAAALLAPLGGGLRRGAHLASAAMTVAAAVTLYSHDVMALPQICAALIAGSAVGLALGRGVPRSALPSLLGGFGGLAGLGAVFLAGAAWRDPHAFGLLDEMTDRLRMEAAAAIGAALACGAMACAGAAAILRRGAAWRHPVIAAATLPATGGLVGAFAASPDLLRLLGCIAVALLAGWAATTSALRSGTGPALALAGGFAGWAVAASAFFLENMPMVVAGGLAGAAGTLFRARLCGSAGRKGLADAGRRP from the coding sequence GTGAACGCGACGCTCCTGGCCGGCTGGTCGCTGGCTGCCTTGCTGTTCGCGGCGGCTTTGCTGGCCCCGCTTGGCGGCGGGTTGCGGCGGGGCGCGCATCTGGCGAGCGCCGCGATGACGGTCGCGGCGGCCGTGACCCTCTACAGCCATGATGTCATGGCGCTGCCGCAAATCTGCGCGGCGCTGATCGCCGGAAGCGCTGTCGGGCTGGCGCTGGGGCGCGGCGTTCCGCGATCCGCGCTGCCGTCGCTGCTGGGCGGGTTTGGCGGGCTGGCGGGGCTGGGGGCGGTCTTCCTGGCAGGAGCGGCCTGGCGCGATCCCCATGCCTTCGGCCTGCTGGACGAAATGACGGACCGGCTGCGCATGGAGGCCGCTGCCGCGATCGGCGCCGCGCTCGCCTGCGGGGCGATGGCCTGCGCGGGTGCGGCGGCGATCCTGCGGCGCGGGGCAGCGTGGCGGCACCCCGTCATCGCCGCCGCCACGCTGCCGGCGACCGGCGGGCTGGTCGGGGCCTTCGCGGCGTCTCCCGACCTGTTGAGGCTCCTTGGCTGCATCGCAGTCGCGCTACTTGCGGGCTGGGCGGCGACGACATCGGCCTTGCGGTCGGGGACCGGACCTGCGCTGGCGCTGGCGGGCGGCTTTGCCGGCTGGGCCGTGGCGGCGTCCGCCTTCTTCTTGGAAAATATGCCGATGGTCGTCGCGGGAGGGCTGGCGGGAGCGGCCGGCACCCTGTTCCGCGCGCGGCTTTGCGGCAGCGCGGGCAGGAAGGGGCTTGCCGATGCGGGACGCCGCCCCTAA
- a CDS encoding accessory factor UbiK family protein, translated as MQSENRFFDDLAKLVNGAAGTVAGMSREFETNAREKAKQWIGGMDFVSRDEFDAVKALAAAAREEVELLKARLDALEGKASEPVKQTVRAKPRDGE; from the coding sequence ATGCAGAGCGAAAACCGCTTTTTCGACGACCTTGCCAAGCTGGTGAACGGCGCGGCCGGAACCGTCGCGGGCATGAGCCGCGAATTCGAAACCAACGCCCGCGAAAAGGCCAAGCAATGGATCGGCGGCATGGACTTCGTCAGCCGCGACGAATTCGACGCGGTGAAGGCGCTGGCCGCCGCCGCCCGCGAGGAGGTGGAATTGCTGAAGGCCCGCCTCGACGCGCTGGAGGGCAAGGCGTCCGAACCCGTCAAGCAGACCGTCCGCGCCAAGCCCAGGGACGGCGAATAA
- a CDS encoding sigma-54-dependent transcriptional regulator produces the protein MARDGVPMLMLIDDEPAQRRLVSALAARAGWRTIFANDGDTAIAMLGTQDGMRLDAVLLDQWSPSYEPTGLVRELRARRPALPILILTAHNNVAVAVEAMRAGATDYLAKPIAPERLLAALNATLNGEHGKGELRPLTEKIPAALSFEDVVGAAPQFRAALAIAAKAARARVPVLIEGESGVGKDVIARAIHAASPRHKQAMITVNCGAIPANLVESDLFGHERGAFTGAFDRQVGKFVAADMGTIFLDEVSEMPLDAQVKLLRVLQDGEVQPIGARRPIHVDVRVIAATNKRLHDEIEAGRFREDLYYRLNVVQLTIPPLRERLGDVPALCRHLLARIATQPGLRGLGLTDDALALLMQHDWPGNVRQLQNALFRAAVLCEGDALTPHDFPQIAAQIRGRGHGESRGRLHAVPQPHREAAGITLFEGDGHVRQLAEIEADVIRLAIGHYRGRMTEVARRLGIGRSTLYRKLAELGIDSAA, from the coding sequence ATGGCGCGCGACGGCGTTCCGATGCTGATGTTGATCGACGACGAGCCGGCGCAGCGCAGGCTGGTGTCGGCTCTCGCCGCCCGCGCGGGATGGCGCACCATCTTCGCCAATGACGGCGACACCGCGATTGCGATGCTGGGCACGCAGGACGGCATGCGGCTGGACGCCGTGCTGCTCGACCAATGGAGCCCGAGCTACGAGCCGACCGGCCTGGTCCGCGAACTGCGCGCCCGCCGCCCTGCCCTGCCCATATTGATCCTGACGGCGCATAACAATGTCGCCGTTGCGGTGGAGGCGATGCGGGCCGGCGCCACCGACTATCTCGCCAAGCCGATCGCGCCCGAACGGCTGCTCGCCGCGCTCAACGCCACGCTGAACGGCGAACATGGCAAGGGCGAGTTGCGCCCGCTGACCGAGAAGATCCCTGCCGCCCTGTCCTTCGAGGATGTGGTCGGCGCCGCGCCGCAGTTCCGCGCCGCGCTCGCCATCGCGGCCAAGGCCGCCCGCGCCCGCGTCCCCGTGCTGATCGAGGGCGAGAGCGGCGTCGGCAAGGATGTGATCGCCCGCGCGATCCACGCCGCATCCCCCCGCCACAAGCAGGCGATGATCACCGTGAATTGCGGCGCTATCCCGGCCAATCTGGTGGAATCCGACCTGTTCGGCCATGAACGCGGCGCCTTCACCGGCGCCTTCGACCGGCAGGTCGGCAAGTTCGTCGCGGCCGACATGGGCACCATCTTCCTCGATGAAGTGAGCGAAATGCCGCTGGACGCGCAGGTGAAGCTGCTGCGCGTGCTTCAGGACGGCGAGGTCCAGCCGATCGGCGCGCGCCGCCCGATCCATGTCGATGTCCGCGTCATCGCCGCCACCAACAAGCGGCTGCATGACGAGATCGAGGCGGGGCGCTTCCGCGAAGACCTATATTACCGCCTCAACGTCGTGCAGCTCACCATTCCGCCGCTGCGCGAACGTCTGGGCGACGTGCCGGCGCTGTGCCGCCATCTGCTCGCCCGCATCGCGACCCAGCCGGGATTGCGCGGCCTTGGCCTTACCGACGACGCGCTGGCGCTGCTGATGCAGCATGACTGGCCGGGCAATGTGCGCCAGCTTCAGAACGCCCTGTTCCGCGCCGCGGTGCTGTGCGAGGGCGATGCGCTGACCCCCCACGACTTCCCGCAGATCGCCGCGCAGATCCGCGGCCGCGGCCATGGCGAGTCCCGTGGCCGGCTCCATGCCGTGCCGCAGCCGCATCGGGAGGCCGCCGGCATCACCCTGTTCGAAGGCGACGGCCATGTCCGTCAACTGGCGGAGATCGAGGCGGACGTCATTCGCCTGGCCATCGGCCATTATCGCGGGCGCATGACCGAAGTGGCCCGGCGGCTGGGCATCGGCCGCTCGACCCTTTACCGCAAGCTCGCTGAACTGGGCATCGACAGCGCCGCCTGA
- a CDS encoding type III secretion system chaperone family protein — protein sequence MMDSDEYENGGQEAAPIDMLAAYFEAHGWSYDQVGEDEIVASTQGSWAQYELRGIWRDEDQVLQMLALPDIRVNEDKRGAIYETLGLINEQLWLGHFELWSSSGIVLFRHGALLGAGGTLTLDQAQILVETAIDECERFYPVFQFVLWGGKTPAEAISASLIETRGEA from the coding sequence ATTATGGACAGCGACGAATATGAAAATGGCGGCCAGGAGGCTGCGCCGATCGACATGCTGGCCGCCTATTTCGAGGCGCATGGCTGGAGCTACGATCAGGTCGGCGAGGATGAGATCGTCGCCAGCACCCAGGGTTCCTGGGCGCAATATGAGCTTCGCGGCATCTGGCGGGACGAAGACCAGGTGCTGCAAATGCTCGCCTTGCCCGACATCAGGGTGAATGAGGACAAGCGCGGCGCCATCTACGAAACGCTGGGCCTGATCAACGAACAGCTTTGGCTCGGCCATTTCGAACTCTGGTCGTCCAGCGGCATCGTGCTGTTCCGCCACGGCGCGCTGCTGGGCGCGGGCGGCACGCTGACGCTCGACCAGGCGCAGATATTGGTCGAAACCGCCATAGACGAATGCGAGCGTTTCTACCCGGTGTTCCAGTTCGTCCTCTGGGGCGGCAAGACCCCGGCCGAGGCGATTTCCGCCAGCCTCATCGAAACGCGCGGCGAAGCCTGA
- a CDS encoding proton-translocating transhydrogenase family protein: MMAFLLPFFLAACIVGALVAWRTRPDEGWALVSVLQMLSSAILLGALIVSAEAGSSLARIFGLLAIVAGSAGLCGGFVAARRIDMPPRP; the protein is encoded by the coding sequence ATGATGGCGTTCCTTCTCCCCTTCTTCCTGGCGGCCTGCATCGTCGGGGCGCTCGTCGCATGGCGGACGCGGCCGGATGAGGGCTGGGCGCTCGTTTCCGTCCTCCAGATGCTGTCATCCGCCATTCTGCTCGGCGCGCTGATCGTCTCGGCGGAAGCGGGCAGCAGCCTGGCTCGGATATTCGGCCTGCTGGCGATAGTGGCGGGCAGCGCCGGGCTTTGCGGCGGCTTCGTGGCGGCGCGGCGGATCGACATGCCGCCCCGGCCATGA
- a CDS encoding pyrroline-5-carboxylate reductase family protein encodes MTDIWPDHLFLVGCGNMAGQMLRRWLACGLDPARATVLRPSGRAVAQGVAVVTDYPASLPAGTTVVLGMKPYQLGEVAALLAPLCRADVRIVSILAGTRLADLRTAFPAAAEIVRAMPNLPVGIGEGVIALHAEAALPVASRTAVEAFIAPLGLAEWIADEGRFNEVTALSGCGPAFLFRFVDALARAGEAIGLPADQAARMALATVRGSASMAAMASESPAALADRVASPGGMTRQGLNVLDADDRLLKLLTDTLVAARDRGEAMARGE; translated from the coding sequence ATGACCGACATCTGGCCCGACCATCTCTTCCTTGTCGGCTGCGGCAACATGGCGGGGCAGATGTTGCGGCGCTGGCTCGCCTGCGGCCTCGATCCGGCGCGGGCGACCGTGCTGCGTCCCAGCGGCAGGGCGGTGGCGCAGGGGGTGGCGGTCGTCACCGACTATCCCGCCTCGCTGCCCGCCGGCACCACCGTCGTGCTGGGCATGAAGCCCTATCAGCTTGGCGAAGTCGCGGCCCTGCTTGCGCCGCTTTGCCGTGCCGACGTGCGGATCGTCTCGATCCTTGCAGGAACGCGGCTGGCCGATCTGCGCACCGCCTTTCCCGCGGCGGCGGAAATCGTCCGCGCCATGCCCAACCTGCCGGTGGGCATAGGGGAGGGGGTCATCGCGCTCCATGCGGAAGCCGCCCTCCCGGTGGCGTCGCGAACGGCGGTGGAGGCTTTCATCGCTCCGCTCGGCCTTGCCGAATGGATTGCGGATGAAGGGCGGTTCAACGAAGTCACCGCGCTGTCCGGCTGCGGCCCCGCCTTTCTGTTCCGCTTCGTCGATGCCCTTGCGCGGGCGGGCGAAGCGATTGGCCTGCCCGCCGATCAGGCCGCGCGCATGGCGCTCGCCACCGTGCGCGGATCGGCCAGCATGGCCGCGATGGCGAGCGAAAGCCCGGCCGCGCTGGCGGACCGCGTGGCCAGCCCCGGCGGCATGACGCGGCAGGGCCTGAACGTGCTCGACGCCGACGACCGGCTGCTGAAGCTGCTGACCGACACGCTGGTCGCCGCCCGCGACCGGGGCGAGGCCATGGCCAGGGGCGAATAG
- a CDS encoding efflux RND transporter periplasmic adaptor subunit: MRTILPIFLIALTLSACGGQKEKKARPPALVEAAPIASETFTDNLDAVGTAFANEQVVLSAPVTERITSLNFSDGGYVGKGQVIATLAAGQERAELAAAQAQALAAQQQLDRIQALKTRGFATAASLDSQVALANAARASAQQARASIGDRVVRAPFSGWVSLRTVSPGAIVTAGTPIATVSDISRIKLDFTIPETRLSMVREGQAIKAVSAAWPDRPFTGTIATIDPVIDPATRAVRIRAILPNPDRALKPGMLLTVNVIAKQRQSLSVPELAVVGDGEDRFVFVVEDGKAKRTKVDTGIRQNGLVEILGGVKAGQTVVTDGVVKLTDGVPVRLPGDKPEAKSASAGRAAG, encoded by the coding sequence ATGCGCACCATCCTGCCTATCTTCCTGATTGCGCTCACCCTTTCCGCCTGCGGCGGTCAAAAGGAGAAGAAGGCGCGCCCCCCGGCATTGGTGGAGGCCGCGCCGATCGCGTCCGAAACCTTCACCGACAATCTGGACGCCGTCGGCACCGCCTTCGCCAATGAGCAGGTGGTGCTGTCCGCCCCGGTGACGGAGCGCATCACCTCCCTCAATTTCAGCGACGGCGGCTATGTCGGCAAGGGGCAGGTGATCGCGACCCTGGCGGCCGGACAGGAGCGGGCCGAACTCGCCGCCGCCCAGGCGCAGGCGCTGGCCGCCCAGCAGCAACTGGATCGCATCCAGGCGTTGAAGACGCGGGGCTTCGCGACCGCGGCCAGCCTGGACAGCCAGGTCGCGCTGGCCAATGCCGCCCGCGCCAGCGCGCAGCAGGCCCGCGCCTCCATCGGCGACCGCGTGGTGCGCGCGCCCTTCTCCGGCTGGGTCAGCCTGCGCACCGTGTCCCCCGGCGCCATCGTCACCGCCGGGACGCCCATCGCCACGGTCAGCGACATTTCGCGGATCAAGCTGGACTTCACCATTCCCGAAACCCGCCTGTCGATGGTTCGGGAAGGGCAGGCGATCAAGGCGGTCTCCGCCGCCTGGCCCGACCGGCCCTTCACCGGCACCATCGCCACCATCGACCCGGTGATCGACCCCGCCACCCGCGCCGTCCGGATCAGGGCGATCCTGCCCAATCCCGACCGCGCCCTGAAGCCCGGCATGCTGCTGACCGTCAACGTCATCGCGAAGCAGCGCCAGTCGCTGTCCGTGCCCGAACTGGCGGTGGTGGGCGATGGCGAGGATCGCTTCGTCTTCGTGGTGGAGGACGGCAAGGCCAAGCGAACCAAGGTCGACACCGGCATCCGCCAGAACGGCCTGGTCGAGATATTGGGCGGCGTGAAGGCGGGCCAGACCGTCGTCACCGACGGCGTCGTCAAGCTGACCGACGGCGTGCCGGTGCGCCTGCCGGGCGACAAGCCGGAGGCGAAGAGCGCGAGCGCCGGCCGGGCGGCCGGTTAA
- a CDS encoding TspO/MBR family protein: MNEIASPGQLRLAYARWALVTVPAIVFLGFLSGKLANSGYGNRWFAALAKPELIPPGWVFGAAWTVLYVLMALAFAIVLHARGARGRGAAIIAFVAQLILNLLWSPLFFRAHQVDQALALIVVLFVLVAVTTALFWRVRRVAGLLLLPYLCWLAFASYLNYEIGRLNPDAESLGKPALQTQI, from the coding sequence ATGAACGAGATTGCGTCTCCGGGTCAATTACGTCTTGCCTATGCGCGCTGGGCGCTGGTTACTGTGCCCGCGATTGTTTTCCTTGGCTTTCTTTCGGGCAAGCTCGCCAATAGTGGCTATGGCAATCGCTGGTTCGCCGCGCTCGCCAAGCCGGAACTGATCCCGCCCGGCTGGGTCTTCGGCGCCGCCTGGACCGTGCTTTATGTACTGATGGCGCTGGCCTTCGCCATCGTGCTCCACGCCCGCGGCGCCAGGGGCAGGGGCGCGGCGATCATCGCCTTCGTCGCGCAGCTCATCCTCAATCTCCTCTGGTCGCCGCTTTTCTTCCGGGCGCATCAGGTGGATCAGGCCCTGGCGCTGATCGTCGTCCTGTTCGTGCTGGTCGCCGTCACGACCGCGCTGTTCTGGCGCGTCCGCCGGGTCGCGGGACTTCTGCTGCTGCCCTATCTGTGCTGGCTGGCCTTCGCCTCCTACCTCAACTATGAGATCGGCCGCCTCAATCCGGACGCGGAAAGCCTTGGCAAACCCGCTCTCCAGACCCAGATATGA
- a CDS encoding TlyA family RNA methyltransferase: MAKVRADQLLVDNGLAESRARAQALILAGLVFLGDRKIDKAGQQVAADAELEVKGRDHPWVSRGGIKLAHALEHFEIDVTGAVAIDVGSSTGGFTDVLLAHGAARVYAVDSGTNQLAWKLRSDPRVIVHEQTSARILTADHVPEPVDIIVCDASFISLAKVLERPMGFARPGARLIALIKPQFEAGREEVGKGGVVRDPAIHERVCGEVRDWALSRGWQVEGIVASPITGPQGNVEFLLSAYLADNPPLFVSPL, translated from the coding sequence ATGGCCAAGGTGCGCGCCGACCAACTGCTCGTGGACAATGGCCTGGCGGAGAGCCGCGCCCGCGCCCAGGCGCTGATCCTCGCCGGTCTCGTCTTCCTGGGCGACCGGAAGATCGACAAGGCGGGCCAGCAGGTCGCCGCCGACGCCGAACTGGAGGTGAAGGGCCGCGACCATCCCTGGGTGTCGCGGGGCGGCATCAAGCTCGCCCATGCGCTGGAGCATTTCGAGATCGACGTGACCGGCGCCGTCGCCATCGACGTCGGCAGTTCGACCGGCGGCTTCACCGACGTGTTGCTCGCCCACGGCGCGGCGCGGGTCTATGCGGTGGACAGCGGCACCAACCAGCTTGCGTGGAAGCTGCGGTCCGACCCCCGCGTCATCGTGCATGAACAGACCAGCGCCCGCATCCTGACCGCCGACCATGTGCCGGAGCCGGTGGACATCATCGTCTGCGACGCCAGCTTCATCTCCCTCGCCAAGGTGCTGGAGCGCCCCATGGGCTTCGCCCGCCCCGGCGCGCGCCTGATCGCCCTCATCAAGCCGCAGTTCGAGGCGGGGCGGGAGGAAGTCGGCAAGGGCGGCGTCGTGCGCGATCCCGCCATCCATGAACGGGTGTGCGGCGAAGTGCGGGATTGGGCGCTTTCCAGGGGGTGGCAGGTCGAAGGCATCGTCGCCAGCCCGATCACCGGACCCCAGGGCAATGTCGAATTTCTCCTCTCCGCATATTTGGCGGATAATCCCCCCCTGTTCGTTTCGCCGCTATAG